ttattttttcatttaagatACCAGTTGACATTTTGAATTTGGAATTTGGGTTTTATGAGTGAGTTTTTGGGATGTAATTGTGTCCTGCTGTAATTCTTGAAGCTACTGAAAAGGCTCCAGGAATGGTTTAAGACATTGAactttgaatgaaaattttctttaacttgGTGGTGATTCCAAACCCCTATGTGAAGCGTAGAATTTTGTATTCTAcctgttattttctttttcttttttcaaatacattCTGCATTGAACACAAAACAGAGTAAGGTAAAAGGCTGACCATTGAATAAGTGAGCTAAAAGGAACTAGACAAAGACAAGACTTAAGAGATTTCAAAAGTCAAGGAAGACAGAAAAAAAACAACCTGTACTTGTTGAAGCACACTATTGTCAGTATCTCTTTTAAGCCTTTCCTCAAATGAAGCAGAGAAtcttaaattaaaaagttattcTAAGCCTTAGAGGAACAACTTTTAATAGATGCATTGGTGagaatgaaaattacaaaaaaccaATCAGTATTTCAGTGAAAGCAAGGAAATGTATATGAGAAACAGTTACAAAAACCTAGAATTAGTTCcagcataaaataaaagaatcaacACTAGGACAGTTTGGATGCATAGAGGGAAGAGAAAAGCATGCGTGGAGAGAAGACATGAGTGCACAAAAAAGGAACCATAAtttatcaaacaaaagaaaaacaagaaagagtTTCAAATTAGTCTTCATGCATAAAGCAAAGAATAGCATCACCATATGGGAATGAAAGACTTTAACAAGGACGAttcaatagaaaaattaaagaacaagaaaataaagatagaGAACCTAGGAGTTGGCACCTAAGCTTGCTTGGACTCAACACCGAGCAGAAGAAACCTCTAAGAGTCAACACCTAAGGTTGACTAGAGTTGACAACAGACCATGGAGAACAATTTCCACAGAGATTTTATTTGTCAGAATATTCCCCCTTCATAGGAGTACAATACTTTGCTCATATGGGAGTGCTAAATCCTAATTCTAACTGACATAGGAAAACTCTAATTGGCTTATATTATTAAATACCCTTGACgttaaataaaaatactaactAAATACTAggacctaaaataaaaaataaagttgactcaccaaataaaataaaactaaataaaaatatgatttttcttgCACTTCCTGCATCAACCTCTAATTCAAATTCTACATAGGTAACTTGACACTGCAAAACCAAACTTTGGTTATGTAAACACAAGAAATAATCCTCCCATAAACAAAGGCAGAAAATTAAGTCCAATACATGCATGTGTATGTACAGTAGATGTTTCGTTTTGGATCTATGCATTGGTTGATGTTGGCAGATAGAAGAACTCTAGCAATGAGTTAGCACCTTCTCGCAACATATTAGCAATCAGGATTTCAAGTAGAAGCAGGTAAGTAGGAAGATATAGTTTTACTATTAATGAAACAAATGTAAACCTTCCACAACATGTGGGCAAAAGAAGAATTTGATTATTCCCAGCACTGTCTGCAATTGTTGTGGTGCTAAATGTTGTTGACAGTGGAAATGAGTCTGATGATTGACTATCTGGAGCACAAAAGCGTGCCTCATGTATTAAGCGACATCCATCTACAAAGCATCTGGTCCAACCATTAATCATTTTGGTTGTGGTATACAGCATATCTGATAACCTCTTTGTCCATACTCCACAACCAATATGAGCAATCATTATGATACCTGACCCAGCTAAGTTTTTTCTAATTTCCTGGACCTCAGTAGTAGATTCAATGGAAGAATCATACTGCCAGTTAGGGCAACCCATAACACCTAGTACAATCTCTCCTTCAACTACAAGAGCCAAACCTACCTGAAAAGATTAGGGAGTTCCTTGAGCAAAAATCAAGATATTAAGAAGGATACCCTTATAGGGAAAACTATGTACAATTTCCATACAATGAATATATATCTTTGAAGAAtatattttggaatttttctgtataaattatataaaatctgTTCAATGTTGTTTATTTGAGACTAGCAGCCCAAATGTTTAATTCCTTCTCTCCTGAAACAGAGAATCAATGAAACAACCATTATAGATAATAGATTGCATTTAGAAGTGTTTTCTTAACCTTGTcatcatacaaaacatacaatTACCCTTTTTTTAGTTTCGGAATTAGAAGTGTTTCTTGGTGAAAGTATCAATCAGTATCTATTTGGTCATAGAAACCCACTTCATAGCTACCATCAATGTCCAAGAAGTTGACACAAACTACCAATACCACAACAACTAAGGATCACATATCCAACCCATTACAAGCATTAATTATGGAAAAGAGTTTTTATTGTTACTGTTCTTGTATCCAAAACCTatttattcaaaagaaaaaagttttattaaaaaaaaaatcaacaacaacaactataACAGAAACTATGCTATATGTAATTACAAATGTTATAAGTTCACTATCTATCTTACTTTTCAAATGTAAAGCACTCATAGTTCTTGAAGGATTAAATTTCATACTTCAGTCTTGAAATGATATAAGCTATTATATCAACAAGTTGATTCTATTCTATCCACCAGCTgaacaaaatccaaaacttCATTCTTATGCACATCTCTTATTATAACTTCtgatttaaattcaatttagttTTACTCATGGTTTTAAAGACCATATTGGACTAGTTAGTCTGACTGGATCAACCACAAACCAGGATCTATACTGGTCCAGTCCACATTCAAAAACCAGAAAAGGTCAAAAACTGATCAACTGGTGGTTCAACTGCCAAAACTGCAAACCAAAATTAGTTTGGACGAATCCTGACTTTCTTTTAATGtgtttggatgagcttattttcatcaaattattttgtttattatgtaAGAGTACAGTTGTACCTTGAAAAAAGTGAAGCTTTACATTCCAGTTTAAGATGGAAATGAGCTAACCCAAATGAGCAACCTTTCTAAATTAGAAAGACTTACCACATATAAGGCCTCACTTCCTTTTAGAAATCCTCGTGTGCCATCTATGGGATCAAGTACCTGCATTGAGTTAACACCTCAATAGAAGTAAATAAAGTACAAATCCAACCAAAAAGCATATTATGAAGTCAAAAACTATGAAATTAATTAACACCTAAAAGGCCATGAAAGACACTAAACTGAGAACCCCTTTCTGATAAGAAGCAGAAGGTACCCTTAGCCCACACTCATAGATCATATCATCATACAAGTTGCAAGTCAAGGAGTCCACAGATATATACCAACTAACACAAGCATACAGGGTGAGTGATCATCCCAAACAGTATAAGAACTCGTTAAACCAACCCAATATGTGGCTGGCTTGGTTCCAAAGGTAAAAGCTTCCTTCCCTCCTCTGTCAATTGCCTTAAGCACATCATCATGTGTCAATGGCTTATCTTCAGCACTTGCTTGACGAGTTACTGCCTTTACCACAGGATCTTCTAGATTATTTGAACGTACAAAGGCAGAATCCTCTTCAGCCACCAAGGGAATAGAAGGGAACAGTTTGCCCAATTCTGTCACCATAATCACAAAAGGAAAATCATTAATGCTTGGATTCTAGACAAAGAATTTTAAGATATCAACaagtaaaaaatttctttcactTGGAGATTGCTTATTAGACAATCAtattattcttttcttatttatacATTGTTTGATGAGCATTACATATAGCACAATTTATGGTTATGTCACTCTACAGTGTAAATCGCATGAAGCTCTAAGACTTGTGATATGAGACAAGGTGATGCCTAACTTAAGCAATATGCCCCTATTTCTTCTCTCAGGGCTGTTTGTGCTTATGTTTATTGCTAAATCCACAGTCATAAGATGACAGGCTTAATATTATCATGCAATAATGACGCACTGAAGCAACATTTGCAATATTAGATAAATTCCCTTGTCCAAATGTGCATCAAATGGTACAATCATGAAAACCCATCAATAAGAAATCACGATTACCAGTCAACATGTTTAACAGTCAAAGAGCAGGTTCAATTAGTTGGCATGGAGTAATTTCAGGGACATGAAGATCAATCCACGCATATCATATGTAGGAAATTTTACCTCTTTCcattttatcatcagactaagacactaaTTCTTGTATTCACACAACAAGATTCACGCAAggacacccaaaaaaaaacacacattaacaaattttcaattaataataaGTATAAGCAAACAAAGAAGTTATAAGCAATGAGCATTTTCAGATAACTACCCAAACTGACCAGAGCCTGCACCCCAAAATCTGCAACCGTGACCGGAGTCTGGTCAATCTTTTCTACGATCCGTCCATCACTCGAAAACAAAGATGCTTTCAcctataaaattttatcaattacaatTTAATGAACATAAATACAATCaattaaagaacaagaaaaataataaaccaCAAAGTATTGTTTGGTTCCCTAGAAAATgttagaaagaaaacaaaaggtcTAATTCTCACTTCGTTATGCAGAGCTTTTGAGTTCTTTGctccacaaaattaaaaacaaaacacacacacacagcatcgTATGGACCAGCATTTTTCACAATAGAGTTCTTGCTTCAAAAACCAATAATTTGCATTGtagaaaaaacaagaaacaagaCGCGATCGATAGAAGCAGCAAATAGCGATTCAGAATGTTGCAAGTTGTTTTCCTTTCTGGcattttctcagtaaccaaacagGCAATTAAggaagacaaaaacaaaaggaaattacGTCGACACAAAGATGACAAGCTCTCTCAACTACATCCACGGCAGCTTCCAGCTCTCTGTAATACTTCGCTTCCTGAATCGGAAATGGCAGACTCGCCCTGCAAAATTCACCGGACtattcaaatcttttttttgtatttcatagaaaacaaataaatactAGCTAGCAACTTTAGCATAGCAAAGCAAGCAgaggctatatatatatgtgtatgagTGGAGGAATAGAGTGCAGAGACCTTACAGTAAAGAGTCGTGTGCGAGTGATCAGTGGAGAGGTAGTAGTGGTAGTGGATCTGGAACGATGAAGAGTGTGGATGAATCGGACGGCGGGGAAAGGAGGAGCGAAGTGGAGGAGATTCATTGATGGAGTTTTTAACGGTGTAGATTTGTTGGATAGTGGAGCCGAGTCAGTGATGGTAGTGGCCACTGGGGAAGTGTAGGTGCTTGCTTTGGGTTGGAGTGTTTGTGGAGTTGAGAGAAAGAGCGGAAGGGGAGAGGGGGAAGAAATCTTAACGGTCCTTTTGGGCGAACACGTTGGTTGGTGAGATTGGAAGTTATGCTAAATGTCACACGTGTGGGATGACGTTCAGCTATTAAACTAAAGGCTATGTTTGGTCAAAGGGAAAAGGAGAAAGggaaatgtgttttttttttttttttattaagagttttaacttatgtcGTCGTTCATTCGTTTTTTATAGTGTTTTTTATCCTCAAACTAAGATATCAgagattttatcaatttagttaattggaatccatagaaaatattatttgaatataaaagAGGTGAGAAATGAAAGGAATGCAATGTGTTTTACAATTTTATCCttttaatttataaagaaaTAACTATATAAATGTAATTTGACACAAAGAGTCAAAACTTTTTAGGGTATAAGAGTAAGTTTATGGATTCAGAGGGAAagctaaaaatacaaaattggtGGGATCTACAGAAATCTTTTCTCCCTTATATTCTCTTCTAACTAAACAAATGACAATGGCCAATGGATCTTTTCTCTTCCCTTCTCCCCACATTTCATGTGAACGACTTATTTCGGATGTTGAAATATAGCACTTCATTGAATTCTTTAGAAATTGAAGACAACCACCAAAATCtttgtaatttaattgttaTCGAGAATGTTTTGCTACGAGGGCCAAAAATGCAAGATTAGCCCAAATTTTTCCTTGGGTTCtttaaaaatgtttatttgtGGAGAATTAAgcccaaaattccaaatataTGATTAATAAAAGACTAATGGTGCTTTAACAAGAATGAAATCAAAATGTCATAActgaaatataagaaaatgtaGAAAAAGTACATAATAGGTCTGAAATTTCGACCCACAATCAGtaagaagaggaaattgaaagaggttgtgaggaagagaaagaaagttcCACTATATCCATATTTCCACCTCAAAGCTTTAGAATTTTGAGGATGTTAGCTAGCTGAATGGGCTTTTGCTCTAAAGTTTCAACTTTATGGGAAAAATGTGGTTCATTGGTTTTTTAGTTGAAGAAGGACTCTTGTATTGAACTTAGGGTGTTGCTCTAAGAGTAAAATGTggttggttttgttttgagCTGAAATGAGAGTTTTATAATAGCCTTTAGATGTCCTTAATGACTGGTTTTTAAGCTAGAAGATGAGGCTATAGACCTCCAAGATGCTAAGTTGATGTTTGGTTTAGATTTGCTTTAGTTGGGTAGAAGAGTTAGCttgctttatatataatttaggaaTTATTTGACTAAGCTCCCATTAGCTTTTCATTTTTAGTTGTTTCAGACTCTTGGAGGCTCACCTAAGTGAGGGCTAGCAGCTAGAGTTGGCCAATGAGAGccaactatttaaaaaaaaaaaaatggtttgatTAGAAACTTTGAGTCTGAGTTAGCCAAAACATAAAAGCTCTTTTAGCGTGAAAATTTTGGATTCAAGATCTTCTACATGAGCCTGAAGTGCTACCAGTGTCCTTTGCCCATTTGGTAGCACGTATGAGTTGGGTTCATGCAAAAAGTCCAAAAGAAACCGACTCATACCCTCTAAACCATACTTTCTCAATTTCCCCCAATATGTCGCCGGGCTTGGgtcatacttaaaaaaaataaaatataatacaatacATGAATTGGACTTGTAAAAATGTGTCACAAAAATAAGTATCAACAattgtcagttttttttttttttaatattttgaatggAGGAttcaaaaagtaacaaattagaACTTAACCCAATTAATAAAGCCACGTTCTGTTTGGGGATTTAATACGGAATGAAAGGCTAATGTGTTACAtttcaaaatcaatagaattaAATTTCTCTAAAAACCTATCTCATATTATTGTTGAGTTGGATGCTCTTGTggcgttgtttttttttttttttttttctcacttaatATTCATCCTAAGTTGTTGGCTTTGGTTGATGACTGCATATCGCTGTTGCGGAGCATACCTAACTCTCAAgtctcctataaaaaaaaaaaactctctcaaTTTCACCATGTTTTTAGAGTAGAAAATAGAAGTGCTGATGCACTGCCTAGTTTGGAGTGATCTCAAATTGAggattttgttatcttttttacCCTACACTCTATTAGGGGTGTTTTGTAATGGATAATTCTGTAGTGTCTTGCACTTGCACCCGCCTTTTTTCTGCTGTTTAGGCAGTTTTATATACAACcctttttatccaaaaaagaaaaactcaatatctaatttagagaaaatttaatgaatGCTTTAATGGCAttgatttaagaaatatttttaaaaactttttatgaaaaaatgaaaaaagtaactgggttttttgaaaaagtttatattttctataaaaatagtatcaaaactttcttgAAATAGTCCATTAACAAAAATCCTAAGGGCACCTGTTAATtgggagaaattattaggtcaaTTGGGATAATTATTGAAATGGTCCTCCTAGTCAATGAAATGATGTCACCTATGCAAATGTGTGAGTAAGCTTCATAATCATCATAATTAATAACTATCCTCTGAGCACGCACGTGCAAATGTGTGAGTCAGCTCCATAATCATCATAATTAATAACTAACCTCTGAGCACGCACTCACgcacgtgctcagaggctcttctattttttgcgtaagagttaatttagagcactcattataatttgggattactacatttttcaattacaaaaaaatctaCGGACGTGATGAGCATTATGACTTTGtaggtgaaataattttcatcacacccctaggtttttttggtttaatgtcataattttcATCACACCTCTATTATGCTCAAaagctcttctatttttatggaaaaaattttCAAGGTTGATGTATTTTTCAGTCACAAAAATCTCTAGGAGTGTGATGACATGTAGCACATAATATAAACACATTTGGAAATACATAAATCTAATCACATCTCTAGATATTTTCATGATTGAAAAATGAATCAGTCCTAAATTATGATAAATGAAAAGTAGTCTCTTagagaaaagtaaaaataaaaagaagagtcTCCAAGAACGTGCAAAAATGATAGTTTCTTCTAATGTGTTTGTCAAATTGTTTATATCATTAGAAAATTAGTTTTAGAAACATTACCCAATTTGAATGCTCCTCAAACTAATGCTTATGTCCAATAACATAAATGAGCTAAAATGTACATAATAGCCCTTTTGTGCATGTTTAGagacttttctattttttaaatgtcaataccttctttatcttaattttttcccATTAATATACAAATTGTAATTATAATGATAAGATACAAAAAGAACAAACTTTTGTCAATGGATTCATCTCTTCCTACCTTTACttgatttataaagaaaaaatttaccaaaaattagTGTATAATTAATCCCAACATCTTAAAAGAATTATGTAAACATCTAGAATCgactattaaaatattcataattttttgacCACTTTAAAGCCAACAAAGCATTTATTATTCAAGTAACAATACTTTGTATTAGTGTCATGATTATACTTTGTATTAGTGTCATGATTAATACGGTACAAAATTAAGACTCATCTTcaactaaaatatttataaaaaaaaaaaacttaaactaaaatattcttcttctttttttttttttacattcttggAGGAGAGAATAAAAATCATTATGGAgaacttttcagtttttatagAATCTAAATTCAAATGAGAAAAGAatggaggaaaaagaaaaggcctTGAAAGGTAAATGATTTGTATATCTTGCAAAGCTATGATATTTCTAAAAGTTTTGAATGCATGTGTGTAGagacctttttatttttgtaaaattcgTCATTAATGATTTCAACAtcaataagtgtttttttttttcttttgtgtgggaGATCAAAGCATGCCTTTTAAAATACCACTCGTACTATACATGAATTTGAAATCCACTTTCATTTGTAAGATCTTAGACATATTCCCATTCACGGTTTTTTGGAGCCATAATTTGCTAATGAAATTGtataagaaattataaaatctaaaaagtaaaggaaaaaaaaaattcaaagaataagTAAGACGTGATCATGAACATCAATTCTCAACATGTTCATcctcacttaatttttttttgatacaagatagaattacTACTCTAgccaaggttgtcaaaatcgggatcctacgtaggatcgtgggaggtaggtaggatcggagatcgtaggatcggatcgtgaatcgtaagatcctacctattttcagattttaagcaaaaaacttattgatagtgactttgtatgttatataattacttaaaatataaatccatccattaaaagaaaattgcatcataaaatgtaatttgcacgcactacatcgttcttatgtcattctaatgaagcaaaatatatttaacttttgacataatgtatttaaaaagttcagtacatgtttaattagcaactaagtaccaaaatattatctacacatatgaaaaatgttttccaaattctaagttccaaatccaaaataagttaggctagttagcatataaaaactagctaactacaattttacaatatgtaatctaaaagaaaattctcaatctaaggtaaactagctaattaaataatgaagatcctatttcataatttttcaaattttacttaatttagttaacaaaatagaaaaataaaaaccttaaaagctttgtcaaaatcatatacgcaacacaacaatatggaatTAAGCTaacaaagtacaaataaatgataaactactaagtactaactaccaaaacaaattacTAGAAACCTTAAAGGCAGCAATGGCTCATGGCAACATTATTGAGAGGGTTGAGAGGTGCTGGGTTTTttactgagttttttttttttttttttttaaacgttaaacttaagttaagaaagcttaaaggcaGTGATGGCTCACCATTAACAGGGCTGAAAGATGCTGTGTTTTTGACAAATGGCTAGTTATGGCATTTTTCacgttttatatttttgataatatcgcaatctcgattgatcgaactaGATGTCAAGCTTGAAATCGAAAATCTTATACGGTCTAGCCAGGAATCAAGCTAGCAGTCAAACTGATAGAAACTTTAGTTTTCTTGCTCTAAACTTGATTCTTTCTTGATCTGAACTTGGGTCTTTGTCTTGGACTATAAAATACATCTTTAACCCACTTAAGACACACCAAAAACACTATGAATTGATTACATTTATCGTATTTGCCAACTACAAAAATATGGACTctacaaaatgcattttcttttctatgaagtTAGAAACACCACTGTTGTGAGTACTAAAACTGTTATTTCTAAGGTAAAGTTCCTAAATCTAATGCTTTAATGACATTGGTTTCAATtgtgtggttttattttttatttttggttctaaaattgatatttacttttttaggtcttattattctatgaaaaaaaatagttcttcttaactcaataaaaataatcacttcaaaattatataaaacatgGTTGCCTACAGATAGTGAAACACAAGTACATCATTAGATTTTATGTAACAACATTTGTGAAGGCGATACAAATAGATGATTAATTTAGCATAAGTATGTTAATATTAAAAGTGAATTGGCTTCtacaatagtttaaaaaaaacagGAAcggttaaagaaagaaaaggttttgttttttaaaacattaaacttataccataggtttttttgagattttatgttgacataggggtaaatttgggacttcaattcattattgggcttctaaaacctgttgggcttgtgggtttaggtttacccaaatgaatcccacttaaaaaaaaaaaaaaaaaaaaaaaaattcaagccaaatggTAGGATCTGTAGGATCGGTAGAATCCCatacgatcctacgatcctataCGATTCTACACGATCCTACCTAcgatcctaacatttttgcgatcctgctacgatttaaaactttttggtgaggtggaatcgtaaaatcgtgcgattCTACGATCTggatcgcgattttgacaaccatgactctagcataatctaagtgtatatgtgtgtgaaactctctcctagagacttgaaccccggcccttgcccccacactccacaaacatttatacttatggagtaaCCATCGCACTAAGGGTGTGCGATGGTCATCCTCACTTAATTGAGTGTAAAAGAATTGCTCCCATACCAGAAGGTCTTGTCTATGCAAATCTTTTGCAAAATACAGAAAACCAACTGACAAAATTAACATGCTATAATTTGTTGATAGAATTATATAAGaaattctaaaatctaaaaagaaaaaagaaaaattaaaattaaaagatttgggCGTAATAAAGTTCTAGGTTTTAGGCATGCAGAAGAAATGCTATCATGGTCTTGAAATATTTTGGCAAACAGAAACCAgtaaacaaaaaactaaaaattgaaaaagaatgTGAAAGAGATAGGGATGCTTAGCATATAGTTAAAATACTATATCAAATTTTTGTCAATAAATTACAACccataaaaaccaaaattggGGATCACAACACAAAAACTCAAATGTCAATaacaaaatatagagagagatagagtACCTtccttttaaattcttttttgagCGGTGGCACATTTTTTTTGCACTTCATCTCTACCTTTTTTCTACCTAGCTGAATTCCCTCACGATGTGCGGCAcaacttattattagttttctccaatatttcaataatttttataaagaatattGTAGCTTAACTGGTTGGCACTCAATTTCTAATAGAGACATTTATAATTTAGATCCCTCAATTAttgatgtgtaaaaaaaaaaatcaataaatttccttgtaaaaattataatctttagttattttatagataaaatagaaaaatactaAGAGTAGTGTAGTGATTTGATcacactatatatatgtgttcactaattgaaaattacatgataTAATGGTTAATATAGATAAGCATGATtcctctctcaaaaaaaaaaaaaagataagcaTGATTTGTGCCTACTAAAAAAGgcatatatactttttttttttttaatattcttgatTGTGTGTTACTAATTTTCTCCCTTTTTGTTGGGCATTGCATCAATTGTTGCATAATACAGTGTTTCAATTGTTTCtcacgtaaaaaaaaattgtttctaatATGATTCTAAGAAAAAATGATACCCCTCCATTCTAGTTTGTTTGTTCTCTATTCTATTTTGgaatgtcccaaaatattgtccagtttcaaaaaataaaagtcattaatatACTAAagttcctattatacccctactttattttcaaaattatttgaaaaaaaaactaccaaatatttttaaaaatcaatataattgAGACACCTTTTTAGTTATCTTCTTAACaataactctttaaaaaaattgataaatttatttaagaatagTTTTGGAAacacaagacaataaatgatattcccttaaaaaatttgacttttcaaacaggacaaacaaattgggaGGGAGTGagtattaaaatttcattatgctataacaaaataaataaatttattttattacacacacacttatatatatatatatatatatatatatatatatatatatatatatatatatatatatatatatgaaaggaGTTAGGAAGTTTAAAGGATTAGCAACTAGACATGAGTAAGaatgtcatattctaaatttattattattattccaactaataattattaaagtttataaaaaataatcatatacattcatttaatatatataattaatacacaactatagataattaatatatgcatttagATATTTTATAGAAGATGGTTTTGGATaatattgtacatatattataaagaaaaagtaaactaaattagagtaaataaacatatat
The sequence above is drawn from the Castanea sativa cultivar Marrone di Chiusa Pesio chromosome 5, ASM4071231v1 genome and encodes:
- the LOC142633494 gene encoding putative 3'(2'),5'-bisphosphate nucleotidase, mitochondrial isoform X1 translates to MNLLHFAPPFPAVRFIHTLHRSRSTTTTTSPLITRTRLFTSGEFCRASLPFPIQEAKYYRELEAAVDVVERACHLCVDVKASLFSSDGRIVEKIDQTPVTVADFGVQALVSLELGKLFPSIPLVAEEDSAFVRSNNLEDPVVKAVTRQASAEDKPLTHDDVLKAIDRGGKEAFTFGTKPATYWVLDPIDGTRGFLKGSEALYVVGLALVVEGEIVLGVMGCPNWQYDSSIESTTEVQEIRKNLAGSGIIMIAHIGCGVWTKRLSDMLYTTTKMINGWTRCFVDGCRLIHEARFCAPDSQSSDSFPLSTTFSTTTIADSAGNNQILLLPTCCGSLCKYLMVASGRASVYIHRAKAQTSIKIWDHAVGIICVLEAGGKVTDWKGSQVDLAADKDGRRIIFPSGGILVTNGNLHDQILDKISSVSSND
- the LOC142633494 gene encoding putative 3'(2'),5'-bisphosphate nucleotidase, mitochondrial isoform X2 — translated: MNLLHFAPPFPAVRFIHTLHRSRSTTTTTSPLITRTRLFTVRASLPFPIQEAKYYRELEAAVDVVERACHLCVDVKASLFSSDGRIVEKIDQTPVTVADFGVQALVSLELGKLFPSIPLVAEEDSAFVRSNNLEDPVVKAVTRQASAEDKPLTHDDVLKAIDRGGKEAFTFGTKPATYWVLDPIDGTRGFLKGSEALYVVGLALVVEGEIVLGVMGCPNWQYDSSIESTTEVQEIRKNLAGSGIIMIAHIGCGVWTKRLSDMLYTTTKMINGWTRCFVDGCRLIHEARFCAPDSQSSDSFPLSTTFSTTTIADSAGNNQILLLPTCCGSLCKYLMVASGRASVYIHRAKAQTSIKIWDHAVGIICVLEAGGKVTDWKGSQVDLAADKDGRRIIFPSGGILVTNGNLHDQILDKISSVSSND